One stretch of Candidatus Dadabacteria bacterium DNA includes these proteins:
- a CDS encoding radical SAM protein: protein MIEYVTPFFRPPSEHKSFILQATVGCSHNKCTYCAMYRKETQKFRARPIGEIKQIIDAAAKSGVLERRVFIADGNALVLSTAKLVEIMDYLHEKAPDLERITMYANIGDILRKSTEDLTRLRENGLAMVYIGFESGDDVVLERIEKGADFTETVKASRKLKASGIMNSVMVLLGIGGKDRSREHALATGRLLTECDPEYVGALSLQLRPGAPIYEQWKEGLFELPDKFQMIEELLTIVENTELSDGYFYSNHISNYLPVRAKFPEEKNRVLEEIKEVLKTRDEAFLRPDYYRDVVNQY from the coding sequence ATGATTGAATATGTAACTCCTTTTTTCCGCCCTCCAAGCGAGCACAAGAGTTTCATTCTGCAGGCCACAGTCGGCTGTTCCCACAACAAGTGCACCTATTGCGCCATGTACAGAAAGGAAACCCAGAAATTCAGGGCAAGGCCTATAGGGGAGATAAAACAAATTATTGATGCCGCGGCAAAGAGCGGAGTGCTTGAACGAAGAGTTTTCATCGCGGACGGCAACGCGCTTGTGCTCTCCACGGCCAAGCTTGTGGAAATAATGGATTACCTGCATGAAAAGGCCCCGGACCTTGAGAGAATAACCATGTACGCGAACATAGGGGACATACTCAGAAAATCGACAGAAGACCTCACACGTCTCCGGGAAAACGGCCTCGCCATGGTCTACATAGGTTTTGAGAGCGGAGACGATGTGGTTCTTGAGAGAATAGAGAAGGGGGCTGACTTTACGGAGACAGTCAAAGCCTCAAGGAAACTCAAAGCCTCAGGGATAATGAATTCGGTCATGGTGCTTCTCGGCATAGGCGGGAAGGACAGGAGCAGGGAACATGCCTTGGCTACCGGGAGGCTTCTTACCGAGTGTGACCCGGAATATGTCGGGGCTCTTTCTCTCCAGCTTCGTCCCGGGGCGCCTATTTATGAGCAATGGAAGGAGGGCCTTTTCGAGCTTCCGGACAAGTTCCAGATGATAGAGGAGCTTCTGACCATAGTTGAGAACACGGAGCTCTCCGACGGCTATTTCTACTCGAATCACATATCAAATTATCTTCCCGTCAGGGCGAAATTCCCTGAAGAAAAAAACAGAGTTCTTGAAGAGATAAAAGAAGTGTTGAAAACAAGAGACGAAGCTTTCCTTCGTCCGGATTACTACAGAGACGTCGTTAACCAGTACTGA
- a CDS encoding LLM class flavin-dependent oxidoreductase, which produces MGKIATTSPVWGCSISDLRGLAKITEEAGFDGIFSPEVPPYNAITNAQVFAECTERVNVGTWIANIYMRQPVVATATALTIQEITDGRMILGLGVSHKPVNNRYDIDMGNPIEAMRSYVGEVRAFADGTSPRLSLKRPADLPVHIAGLTRAAAELAGEVADGIMPYLCPPTYIATLKEHVAAGAAKAERDPSTISITNGIPSFVSDDGAAAVAAAKRGLGPYARFPFYQRLIRNIGFGDIIDQVQDGANPAEVFTDELIDSVALAGTPDDCKAKLEEHFAAGVDLAILVPGPVGKQNNIEVMEITAKAYS; this is translated from the coding sequence ATGGGAAAAATTGCAACGACTTCACCGGTTTGGGGATGCAGCATAAGCGATCTCAGGGGGCTTGCGAAAATCACGGAAGAAGCGGGTTTTGACGGTATTTTCTCTCCGGAAGTACCGCCTTACAACGCCATAACGAACGCTCAGGTATTCGCCGAGTGCACTGAGAGGGTAAACGTTGGAACGTGGATAGCTAACATATACATGCGTCAGCCGGTAGTTGCTACCGCGACAGCACTTACGATACAGGAGATAACGGACGGAAGGATGATTCTCGGACTCGGAGTGAGCCATAAACCCGTTAACAACAGATACGATATAGACATGGGAAACCCTATTGAGGCCATGAGAAGCTATGTCGGGGAAGTAAGGGCCTTTGCCGATGGAACGTCTCCAAGGCTTTCTCTTAAAAGACCAGCTGATCTCCCTGTCCATATAGCGGGACTTACCAGGGCCGCGGCGGAGCTTGCCGGAGAAGTTGCCGATGGCATAATGCCGTATCTATGCCCTCCCACCTATATAGCTACCTTAAAAGAACATGTTGCTGCGGGCGCCGCGAAAGCGGAAAGGGATCCCTCAACCATATCGATTACAAACGGCATTCCGTCCTTTGTCTCGGATGATGGAGCCGCGGCCGTCGCCGCAGCCAAAAGAGGGCTCGGTCCATACGCCAGGTTTCCTTTTTACCAGAGACTCATAAGAAACATAGGTTTCGGGGATATAATAGACCAAGTACAGGACGGAGCGAATCCGGCCGAAGTTTTCACTGATGAGCTCATAGATTCAGTAGCGCTTGCCGGTACGCCAGATGACTGCAAGGCAAAGCTTGAGGAGCATTTCGCAGCTGGAGTAGATCTTGCGATATTGGTTCCCGGACCAGTAGGAAAACAGAACAATATAGAGGTAATGGAGATAACAGCTAAAGCGTATTCTTAA
- a CDS encoding NADH-quinone oxidoreductase subunit M, with the protein MSLDNNILSLLVFFPLLGAVVLAVLPYFQKVSDYQLKAVAFVITLVEFLISLPLFFRFNGSLSTMQFEEKIPWLADLGVSYHLGVDGLSLLLVLLTTFLFPITVLCSWNAIRGGWRAFLSLTLFLESALIGTFVALDMILFFIFWEAVLIPMYFIIGIWGSSRRIYAAIKFFIYTALGSGLMLVAIIYMYYAHIDQFGFASMNLFDLQRTSLAFDGILSPQGLVFLAFFLAFAIKVPMFPFHTWLPDAHVEAPTPGSVILAGVLLKMGTYAVIRFLIPFFPEAIEAYTVVLIALSIIGIIYGAMVAFMQTDLKKLVAYSSVSHMGLIMLGVFIFNLHGVQGGVYQMIGHGLSTGALFILVGMIYERRHTKMISEFGGLAKVMPIYALFFMIAMLSSIGLPLLNGFIGEFLILLGVFAENYVYAALGATGLVLGAVYMLWAYQRVMFGPLVKKINAGLSDLNPREIALMIPLAFMIFLMGIYPQPFLSKMEPTITKMIDRTQQETLRADVAVPETRKNKP; encoded by the coding sequence GTGAGTCTCGATAACAACATTTTGTCCCTGCTCGTATTTTTTCCTCTTCTGGGAGCTGTGGTGCTCGCGGTTCTGCCGTATTTTCAGAAGGTTTCCGATTATCAGTTAAAAGCAGTTGCGTTTGTAATAACGCTGGTAGAATTTCTGATATCCCTTCCGCTTTTTTTCCGCTTTAACGGTTCGCTTTCCACAATGCAGTTTGAGGAGAAGATTCCCTGGCTTGCGGACCTTGGGGTGTCTTATCATCTGGGAGTCGACGGTCTTAGCCTTTTGCTTGTGCTTCTAACAACTTTTCTTTTTCCGATTACGGTTCTTTGCTCCTGGAACGCGATAAGAGGTGGATGGAGAGCGTTTCTCAGCCTTACTCTTTTCCTTGAATCGGCGCTCATCGGGACCTTCGTCGCGCTCGACATGATTCTTTTCTTCATATTCTGGGAAGCGGTACTTATTCCAATGTATTTCATCATAGGAATCTGGGGATCTTCCAGAAGAATCTACGCGGCAATAAAGTTCTTCATCTACACGGCGCTTGGAAGCGGGCTCATGCTGGTCGCGATCATCTACATGTACTACGCCCACATAGACCAGTTCGGCTTTGCGTCAATGAATCTTTTTGACCTCCAGAGGACCAGTCTTGCTTTTGACGGGATACTGAGTCCCCAGGGGCTTGTATTTCTGGCGTTTTTCCTGGCCTTCGCAATCAAGGTTCCGATGTTTCCATTTCACACCTGGCTTCCCGACGCGCATGTTGAAGCCCCCACGCCCGGGAGCGTAATACTTGCCGGCGTTCTGCTTAAGATGGGAACCTACGCAGTGATAAGATTTCTTATTCCGTTTTTCCCGGAGGCAATAGAGGCATACACAGTGGTTCTAATAGCCCTCTCCATCATCGGGATAATCTACGGAGCGATGGTGGCCTTCATGCAGACGGATCTCAAGAAACTGGTCGCCTATTCAAGCGTAAGTCACATGGGGCTTATAATGCTGGGCGTATTCATCTTCAATCTCCACGGTGTACAGGGCGGAGTCTACCAGATGATAGGTCACGGTCTCTCAACCGGCGCTCTGTTTATTCTCGTCGGAATGATATACGAAAGACGTCACACTAAAATGATTTCTGAGTTCGGTGGGCTTGCAAAGGTGATGCCGATTTACGCACTGTTTTTCATGATCGCCATGCTGTCTTCGATAGGGCTTCCTCTTTTAAACGGTTTTATAGGGGAATTTCTGATTCTGCTTGGAGTGTTCGCGGAGAACTACGTGTACGCGGCGCTTGGAGCCACGGGGCTCGTACTCGGAGCCGTTTACATGCTCTGGGCCTACCAGAGGGTAATGTTCGGACCTTTAGTGAAAAAAATAAACGCAGGACTTTCAGACCTTAATCCAAGAGAGATAGCCCTTATGATTCCTCTTGCCTTTATGATATTCCTTATGGGCATCTACCCCCAGCCCTTTCTCTCAAAGATGGAACCCACTATAACAAAAATGATAGACCGAACGCAGCAGGAAACCCTCCGCGCTGACGTCGCAGTGCCGGAGACCCGGAAAAACAAGCCTTAG
- a CDS encoding 6-carboxytetrahydropterin synthase, protein MSFKKLITKKVEFSASHRYWNKNWSEEKNREIYGKSSLPGGHGHNFMLEVTVEGEIDPETGMIINLFDLKQIVSLVLDDFDHKNLNEDNPRFQDLIPTTENIAKVLWEVIEEKIMERDDCRLYKVRVYETDDLFVDYRKC, encoded by the coding sequence ATGTCTTTTAAAAAGCTCATAACGAAAAAAGTCGAGTTTTCCGCTTCTCACAGGTACTGGAACAAAAACTGGAGTGAGGAGAAAAACCGCGAAATCTACGGCAAATCGAGTCTTCCCGGCGGACACGGGCACAATTTCATGCTTGAGGTCACCGTGGAAGGAGAAATAGACCCGGAGACGGGCATGATAATCAATCTCTTTGATCTCAAGCAGATTGTTTCATTGGTTCTCGATGATTTTGACCACAAGAACCTAAACGAGGACAATCCCCGTTTTCAGGATCTTATACCGACGACTGAGAACATAGCAAAGGTTCTTTGGGAAGTGATTGAGGAAAAAATCATGGAGCGCGACGATTGTCGTCTTTACAAGGTAAGGGTGTATGAAACAGACGATCTTTTCGTCGACTACCGCAAATGCTAG
- a CDS encoding 6-carboxytetrahydropterin synthase, producing the protein MLERKEQVLLTRIFRFSASHRLFMEGLSDEENFAIFDKCANPAGHGHDYTVEVAIGGEIDNETGMLINRMDFEKQAAPVIEELNYKWIDRDIDFFQENISTVENIGRYLWQKFEDIVPGRLNSIKVWENPKSYFEYFEEKQDG; encoded by the coding sequence ATGCTAGAGAGAAAGGAACAGGTACTTCTTACGAGAATATTCAGGTTCTCCGCAAGCCACAGGCTTTTTATGGAGGGGTTGTCTGACGAAGAGAATTTCGCCATATTTGATAAATGCGCAAATCCCGCGGGACATGGTCACGACTACACGGTGGAAGTGGCGATAGGTGGCGAAATAGACAATGAAACGGGCATGCTCATAAACCGCATGGACTTTGAAAAACAGGCGGCCCCCGTAATCGAAGAGCTTAACTACAAGTGGATAGACAGGGATATTGATTTCTTTCAGGAAAACATATCGACTGTTGAGAATATAGGGAGATACCTCTGGCAGAAATTCGAAGATATCGTTCCGGGCAGACTTAACAGCATAAAGGTCTGGGAGAACCCGAAAAGTTATTTTGAGTATTTCGAGGAAAAACAAGATGGCTGA
- a CDS encoding SDR family NAD(P)-dependent oxidoreductase: protein MAEKIVIVTGATRGIGKATAVELLEAGFFTALCSRNRQTAASLETEISSFAGNFMISSIDISVEEEVREFISGVVEKKGRIDVLINNAGVVHTGPMEKTDTEKWDEMMAVNAKGPFLMAKHALAFMPRGGHIVNIGSNASKKGFPGWAAYCASKFAVLGFTNSLREEVRDRGIKVSAVLPGPTRTDIWDSLGGQWDRKKMMSPEVTAKTVLSVITQPPGANIDEIDIVPSTGSL from the coding sequence ATGGCTGAGAAAATTGTGATTGTAACCGGTGCGACAAGAGGCATAGGAAAAGCAACGGCAGTTGAATTGCTCGAAGCTGGGTTCTTTACGGCGCTCTGTTCAAGAAATCGCCAGACCGCAGCTTCTCTTGAGACTGAAATATCGTCTTTTGCCGGGAATTTCATGATTTCCTCCATTGATATATCGGTTGAAGAGGAAGTCAGGGAGTTTATCTCGGGCGTTGTGGAGAAAAAGGGGAGAATTGACGTACTGATCAATAACGCGGGCGTAGTACACACCGGTCCGATGGAAAAAACAGACACCGAAAAATGGGACGAGATGATGGCCGTAAACGCAAAGGGCCCCTTTTTGATGGCAAAACACGCTCTTGCGTTTATGCCGAGAGGAGGCCACATCGTAAACATCGGTTCGAACGCTTCAAAAAAAGGCTTTCCCGGGTGGGCAGCCTACTGCGCTTCTAAGTTCGCTGTCCTGGGTTTCACCAATTCGCTCAGAGAAGAGGTAAGAGACAGGGGGATAAAGGTCTCCGCCGTCTTGCCGGGTCCGACCAGAACGGACATCTGGGATTCTCTTGGCGGGCAGTGGGACAGAAAAAAGATGATGTCTCCTGAAGTTACGGCGAAAACGGTACTGTCAGTCATAACCCAACCCCCGGGAGCGAATATAGACGAAATTGATATAGTCCCGTCCACAGGTAGTTTATAG
- the hemA gene encoding glutamyl-tRNA reductase, whose translation MVEIISVGISYRTTPVEVREKFSFSDEDIREALRILRLREGVLECFIVSTCNRVEIYAVTDNRGKCEEEARSFLLDFHKLTDKSLHPYMHTRVGSEAVRHFFRVAASIDSMVIGETQILNQLKNSYSIARSENTVGLILNRLFNRAFFTGKKVRAETGISSQAVSISYLGVELAKRIFENLANRTAMLVGTGEMGELFAKHLISNNIGELYVTSRNFDNAGRLSQSLKGKSIRFEEMLYHLKDIDILVTATGSSDYIIRSEHVEQSLKLRKNDPIFMIDIAVPRDIDPKINAIPGVYLYDIDDLRVVQGENLNSRKENLKKAEEIVLSAEKGFADWMESLKVFPVIIDIKQKFEKIKKTEVEKALRKIEGGSGEQKEILESLANSIIGKIFHDPATNLKKRTSGYEAALYSEVTRRLFELDPADASQDQTDIYDEAENWDQG comes from the coding sequence ATGGTAGAGATAATTTCAGTTGGAATAAGCTACAGGACAACCCCCGTGGAAGTGCGGGAAAAATTCTCTTTTTCTGATGAGGATATCAGGGAAGCGCTCAGAATCCTTCGTTTGAGAGAAGGTGTGCTTGAATGCTTTATAGTGTCCACCTGTAACCGCGTTGAGATCTACGCGGTAACCGATAACCGTGGAAAATGCGAAGAGGAAGCAAGATCCTTTCTTCTTGATTTTCATAAGCTTACGGACAAGAGCCTTCATCCCTATATGCACACCCGCGTGGGATCTGAAGCGGTCAGGCATTTTTTCAGAGTGGCGGCCAGCATTGACTCCATGGTGATCGGAGAAACCCAGATACTAAACCAGCTCAAAAACTCATACAGCATAGCGCGTTCCGAGAATACGGTCGGACTTATACTTAACCGGCTTTTTAACAGGGCTTTTTTCACCGGGAAGAAAGTCAGGGCCGAAACGGGCATATCCTCTCAGGCCGTCTCTATAAGCTACCTTGGAGTGGAGCTTGCAAAAAGAATATTCGAGAACCTCGCAAACCGCACCGCCATGCTTGTGGGAACCGGGGAAATGGGAGAACTCTTCGCAAAACACCTTATCTCAAACAACATAGGAGAACTCTATGTGACGAGCAGGAATTTTGATAACGCGGGGAGACTTTCGCAATCTCTAAAAGGCAAGTCCATCAGGTTTGAAGAGATGCTCTATCACTTAAAAGACATTGATATTCTTGTTACCGCAACCGGGTCTTCTGATTACATAATAAGAAGTGAACACGTAGAACAGTCTCTTAAGCTCAGGAAAAACGATCCGATCTTCATGATCGATATAGCCGTCCCGCGGGATATAGACCCCAAGATAAACGCAATTCCCGGGGTTTACCTCTACGACATAGACGATCTGAGGGTTGTTCAGGGCGAGAATTTGAATTCCAGAAAGGAAAATCTCAAGAAAGCTGAAGAAATAGTTCTCAGCGCAGAGAAAGGTTTTGCGGACTGGATGGAAAGCCTTAAGGTCTTTCCAGTCATAATCGATATCAAGCAAAAATTTGAGAAAATAAAAAAGACCGAGGTTGAAAAGGCGCTTCGAAAAATCGAGGGCGGCAGCGGAGAACAGAAGGAAATTCTTGAGAGCTTGGCAAATTCCATAATCGGGAAAATATTTCACGATCCGGCCACTAATCTAAAAAAGAGAACTTCTGGCTATGAAGCGGCTCTTTACTCCGAGGTAACGAGAAGACTTTTTGAGCTTGACCCGGCGGATGCCTCGCAGGATCAAACGGATATTTATGACGAAGCTGAGAATTGGGACCAGGGGTAG
- the hemC gene encoding hydroxymethylbilane synthase encodes MTKLRIGTRGSRLALCQARLAETELRAVFPSLETEITEIRTSGDINSEGDISRMGGKGIFVKEIEQSLLSGETDIAVHSMKDMPSVLPDGLIIGSVLKREDPRDVFVSADGRTLEQLEGKGRVGTGSIRRKAQLLFRFPSLEVVPIRGNVDTRLRKIFSENLDGIVLAAAGLNRLGLSERITQHLAWDRMVPAPCQGIISIECREDDTETRNFISAITHPDTETAAAFERSFLETFGGDCQIPLGCCAQVHLGEISADSVFIDMEKKAVFRNTWKCDAEKASAGGSLMARDLMKRARLQ; translated from the coding sequence ATGACGAAGCTGAGAATTGGGACCAGGGGTAGCAGGCTCGCTCTGTGCCAGGCTCGCCTTGCCGAAACCGAACTTCGCGCTGTTTTCCCTTCACTTGAAACGGAAATAACGGAAATAAGGACCTCGGGGGATATAAACTCAGAAGGAGACATATCCCGGATGGGAGGCAAGGGAATCTTCGTAAAAGAAATAGAGCAGAGCCTCCTCTCAGGCGAAACAGATATCGCCGTTCACAGCATGAAGGACATGCCTTCAGTTCTTCCGGATGGGCTCATCATAGGTTCTGTGCTCAAAAGAGAAGACCCTAGAGACGTTTTTGTCTCGGCGGACGGACGCACCCTCGAACAGCTCGAGGGAAAGGGCAGGGTGGGAACCGGAAGCATAAGAAGAAAAGCTCAACTGCTTTTCCGCTTTCCCTCACTTGAAGTCGTTCCCATACGGGGAAATGTCGATACAAGACTAAGGAAGATTTTCTCAGAAAACCTTGACGGGATTGTCCTTGCCGCGGCGGGGCTCAACCGGCTCGGACTTTCAGAACGCATTACCCAGCATCTCGCGTGGGACCGTATGGTTCCGGCACCATGTCAGGGGATAATTTCCATAGAATGCAGAGAAGATGATACGGAAACCAGAAACTTCATATCCGCAATCACGCATCCGGATACAGAAACCGCGGCGGCGTTTGAGCGTTCTTTCCTGGAAACCTTCGGCGGAGACTGTCAGATTCCGCTTGGATGCTGCGCCCAGGTGCATCTTGGAGAGATATCGGCGGACTCTGTTTTTATAGACATGGAGAAAAAGGCAGTTTTCAGGAACACCTGGAAGTGCGATGCGGAAAAAGCATCAGCCGGAGGGTCTCTTATGGCCAGGGACCTCATGAAACGGGCGAGGCTTCAGTGA